A region from the Niveispirillum cyanobacteriorum genome encodes:
- a CDS encoding glycerol-3-phosphate dehydrogenase/oxidase, whose translation MTNGLDRAGGIAALADATTWDLVIIGGGATGLGTALDAAARGYRTLLLEGHDFAKGTSSRATKLVHGGVRYLAQGNIPLVRHALHERGRLLANAPQVTRRQGFVVPCYRWWDMAFYGAGLFAYDLLAGRLGLGRSRLLSRAEVMRRLPTVKTEGLVGGIHYYDGQFDDSRLALTLAASAADHGATLLNYVRVTGLLKDDGRIAGVTARDMETGTDYRIQARAVVNAAGIFMDEIRHMDRPDLAEGLSLSQGIHLVLDPDFLSSDDAILIPKTDDGRVLFVLPWLGRTVIGTTDTPIETASLEPRALEAEIQFLLEHAAEYLTRVPTRSDVLSVFTGIRPLVKVKGASGTSAVPRDHVLMVSDSGLVTITGGKWTTYREMAEQTVDAAAKAGHLTPKPSPTKDLRLHGWTPRERIDSADPLAAYGADAPKVRAVLAEQKGWDAPMHPDLPYALGEAAYAARHLMARTVEDVLSRRTRALLLNATAAIAAAPAVAKVLAAELGKDAEWIDRQVAEFTELAGVYRV comes from the coding sequence ATGACAAACGGATTGGACCGCGCAGGCGGCATCGCGGCCCTGGCGGATGCCACGACCTGGGACTTGGTCATCATCGGCGGTGGGGCTACGGGCCTGGGTACGGCCCTGGACGCCGCCGCGCGCGGATATCGCACGCTGCTGCTGGAGGGGCATGATTTCGCCAAGGGCACGTCGTCGCGCGCCACCAAGCTGGTGCATGGCGGCGTGCGCTATCTGGCGCAGGGCAACATTCCCCTGGTCCGTCACGCCCTGCATGAACGCGGTCGGCTGCTGGCCAACGCGCCGCAGGTGACGCGGCGGCAGGGGTTCGTCGTGCCTTGCTATCGCTGGTGGGACATGGCCTTCTATGGCGCGGGTCTGTTCGCCTATGATCTGCTGGCCGGCAGGCTGGGCCTGGGCCGGTCGCGGCTGTTGTCGCGGGCGGAGGTGATGCGGCGGCTGCCGACCGTCAAGACAGAGGGTCTGGTCGGCGGCATCCATTATTATGACGGGCAGTTTGATGACAGCCGCCTGGCCCTCACCCTCGCGGCCAGTGCCGCCGATCATGGCGCCACCCTGTTGAACTATGTCCGGGTCACCGGCTTGCTGAAGGACGATGGCCGCATCGCGGGCGTCACGGCGCGGGATATGGAAACGGGCACCGATTACCGCATCCAGGCCAGGGCCGTGGTCAATGCCGCCGGGATTTTCATGGATGAGATCCGGCACATGGACCGGCCCGATCTGGCCGAGGGATTGTCGCTGAGCCAGGGTATCCATCTGGTCCTGGACCCGGATTTCCTTTCCAGCGATGACGCCATCCTGATCCCCAAGACCGATGATGGCCGCGTGCTGTTCGTGCTGCCCTGGCTGGGCCGGACCGTGATCGGCACCACCGACACGCCCATCGAAACCGCCAGTCTGGAGCCGCGCGCCCTGGAGGCGGAAATCCAGTTCCTGCTGGAGCATGCGGCGGAATATCTGACGCGGGTCCCCACCCGATCGGACGTGCTGTCGGTCTTTACCGGCATCCGCCCGCTGGTGAAGGTGAAGGGCGCGTCGGGCACGTCCGCCGTGCCGCGCGACCATGTGCTGATGGTATCGGACAGTGGCCTTGTCACCATCACCGGCGGTAAATGGACCACCTATCGCGAGATGGCGGAACAGACGGTGGACGCCGCCGCCAAGGCCGGGCACCTTACCCCCAAGCCCAGCCCCACGAAGGACCTGCGCCTGCATGGCTGGACCCCGCGCGAACGCATCGACAGCGCCGACCCGCTGGCCGCCTATGGCGCTGATGCGCCCAAGGTGCGCGCCGTCCTGGCCGAACAGAAGGGCTGGGACGCCCCCATGCATCCCGACCTGCCCTATGCACTGGGCGAAGCGGCCTACGCCGCCCGCCACCTGATGGCCCGCACGGTGGAAGATGTCCTCTCCCGCCGCACCCGCGCCCTGCTGCTGAATGCCACCGCCGCCATCGCCGCCGCACCCGCCGTGGCAAAGGTCCTCGCCGCAGAGCTGGGCAAGGACGCCGAATGGATCGACAGGCAGGTCGCCGAATTCACAGAATTGGCAGGCGTGTACAGGGTGTAG
- a CDS encoding glycoside hydrolase family 2 TIM barrel-domain containing protein, with protein MHRSLLAACAVIALLSAPALAADPAPVRAEWERPEVLSVGREPARATFDGFDNVAAALARDPAGQRWHLSLDGQWSLRLSPNPDARPVDFYRPDYDVTGWDRMVVPGTLQAHGFGKPLFNNILYPFPANQPFIPHEMNEVASYRRDIDIPADWAGRRVFLKFGAAGAAYYVWVNGQRVGYAEDSKLPSEFDITAHLRPGQRNVVAVELYRFADASYLEDQDFWRVNGLHRSVTLYAAPATHLRDFEVKAGLSPDARTGTFALNVDVAGPDRGVRVRATVLDGTQLLLTREAGVKKAGTPVTLSGRIADIRPWSAEAPSLYTLLIELLDKDGKLLEATSRRIGFRTVAIVDGEVRVNGRRVTIRGVNRHEHDPVEFQTISRESMRRDVEMMKQANVNALRLSHYPNDPYLYDLADEYGLYQMDEANLESHEYMEMGNKTGDRAAHQLGYKPEWKEAHVDRVHRMVERDKNHPSIIFWSLGNEAGIGPNFEAMAQWVRQRDPSRLISYLGWGTLMQEHRPNDYVDIYAPMYDDIDKIVDYATDPQWKQPLIQTEYAHAMGNSLGNLEDYWRTIRAHRKLQGGFVWDWVDQAILMKDEKGRPFWGSGFDLGPNPRGDKSIVTDGLIQADRTPNPHYYELAKVYAPIAFDGFDAAAGTVRLLNRHDMIDLSGFDLDWSVMADGQVLASGRLDMPTVPAGGTAALTLPPLPHPAAGDTRHHVLTLRATAKQDAIKAVPAGHVVAWEQFALNVPPALPLLKPAATLVDRGGTITLSAGGAELVLDRGTGLLRRYARNGQELLSGGAPNFFRALTDNDIGAGVDKTHDVWRELSEWRHVRDISVDAAGAVTVRHALGAGGGWFETRYVMDAAGMVEVTGTFTPVKDDLPDPLRVGLAFSMPTRLTDLSWYGRGPHENYVDRKTGAAFGLWQGRLNQQHHDYARPQETGNKTDVRFLTLSGSGLPPLRITGATPLSVNALSFPYADLQVRPLGTWHSSDIQPGPVGSLLIDAAQVGVGGDTGWSIDARALPRYRIPVGPVSLRFRVG; from the coding sequence ATGCACCGTTCCCTGCTGGCCGCCTGTGCGGTCATCGCCCTTCTGTCTGCCCCGGCCTTGGCTGCCGACCCCGCGCCTGTGCGGGCGGAATGGGAACGGCCGGAGGTGCTGTCCGTGGGGCGGGAACCGGCGCGGGCCACCTTTGACGGGTTTGACAATGTGGCGGCCGCCCTGGCGCGTGATCCGGCGGGGCAGCGCTGGCACCTGTCCCTGGATGGGCAATGGTCGCTGCGCCTGTCGCCCAACCCGGACGCGCGGCCTGTGGATTTCTACCGTCCCGACTATGACGTCACGGGCTGGGACCGCATGGTGGTGCCCGGCACCTTGCAGGCCCATGGCTTCGGCAAGCCCTTGTTCAACAACATCCTCTACCCCTTCCCCGCCAATCAGCCCTTTATCCCGCATGAGATGAACGAGGTCGCCTCCTACCGTCGCGACATCGACATTCCGGCGGATTGGGCGGGGCGGCGCGTGTTCCTGAAGTTCGGGGCGGCGGGGGCGGCCTATTATGTCTGGGTCAACGGACAGCGCGTCGGCTATGCCGAAGACAGCAAGCTGCCGTCGGAATTCGACATCACCGCCCATCTGCGCCCCGGTCAGCGCAATGTGGTGGCGGTGGAACTGTACCGGTTCGCCGATGCGTCGTACCTGGAAGATCAGGATTTCTGGCGCGTGAACGGTCTGCACCGTTCCGTCACGCTCTATGCGGCCCCTGCCACGCATCTTCGGGATTTTGAGGTGAAGGCCGGGCTTTCCCCCGACGCCAGGACGGGCACCTTTGCCCTGAATGTCGATGTCGCGGGGCCGGATCGGGGCGTGCGCGTGCGGGCCACGGTGCTGGACGGCACACAGCTGCTGCTGACGCGTGAAGCCGGCGTGAAGAAGGCGGGTACGCCTGTCACCCTGTCGGGCCGCATCGCCGATATCCGCCCCTGGTCGGCAGAAGCGCCCAGCCTTTACACGCTGCTGATCGAGCTGCTGGACAAGGATGGCAAGCTGCTGGAGGCGACCAGCCGGCGCATCGGTTTCCGCACGGTTGCTATTGTTGATGGGGAAGTGCGGGTCAATGGCCGCCGCGTCACCATCCGGGGTGTCAACCGGCATGAACATGACCCGGTTGAGTTTCAGACCATCAGCCGGGAGAGCATGCGCCGCGATGTGGAGATGATGAAACAGGCCAATGTGAACGCGCTGCGCCTGTCACATTATCCCAACGATCCCTATCTCTATGATCTGGCAGATGAATATGGCCTGTACCAGATGGACGAGGCCAATCTGGAAAGCCATGAATATATGGAGATGGGCAACAAGACCGGTGACCGCGCCGCCCATCAGCTGGGCTATAAACCGGAATGGAAGGAGGCGCATGTCGACCGCGTGCACCGCATGGTGGAGCGGGACAAGAACCACCCCTCCATCATCTTCTGGTCGCTGGGCAATGAGGCCGGGATCGGCCCCAATTTTGAGGCCATGGCCCAATGGGTGCGCCAACGGGACCCGTCACGCCTGATCTCCTATCTGGGCTGGGGCACGCTGATGCAGGAGCATCGGCCCAATGACTATGTCGATATCTATGCGCCCATGTATGACGATATCGATAAAATCGTGGACTACGCCACCGATCCGCAATGGAAGCAGCCCCTGATCCAGACCGAATATGCCCATGCCATGGGCAATTCGCTGGGCAATCTGGAGGATTACTGGCGTACCATCCGGGCCCATCGCAAGCTGCAGGGCGGGTTCGTCTGGGACTGGGTTGATCAGGCCATCCTGATGAAGGATGAAAAGGGGCGGCCCTTCTGGGGTTCCGGCTTTGACCTTGGACCCAATCCGCGCGGCGATAAAAGCATCGTGACCGACGGTCTGATCCAGGCCGACCGCACGCCCAACCCGCATTATTATGAGTTGGCCAAGGTCTATGCCCCCATCGCCTTTGACGGGTTCGACGCGGCGGCGGGCACCGTGCGCCTGTTGAACCGGCATGACATGATCGACCTGTCGGGCTTTGACCTGGATTGGTCGGTGATGGCCGATGGTCAGGTGCTGGCGTCGGGCCGGCTGGATATGCCGACCGTACCGGCCGGCGGAACGGCTGCCCTGACCCTGCCGCCCCTGCCCCACCCGGCGGCGGGTGATACACGCCACCATGTCCTGACCCTGCGCGCCACCGCGAAGCAGGACGCGATCAAGGCCGTGCCAGCGGGCCATGTCGTGGCCTGGGAACAGTTCGCCCTGAACGTGCCGCCTGCCCTGCCCCTGCTGAAGCCGGCGGCGACGCTTGTGGATCGCGGCGGCACCATCACCCTGTCGGCGGGTGGGGCGGAACTGGTTCTGGACCGAGGCACGGGCCTGCTGCGCCGCTATGCCCGCAATGGGCAGGAATTGCTGTCGGGTGGTGCGCCCAACTTCTTCCGCGCGCTGACCGATAATGATATCGGGGCCGGCGTAGACAAGACCCATGATGTCTGGCGCGAACTGTCGGAATGGCGGCATGTGCGCGACATAAGCGTCGATGCGGCGGGGGCGGTGACCGTTCGCCACGCGCTGGGGGCCGGCGGTGGCTGGTTTGAAACACGCTATGTCATGGATGCGGCGGGCATGGTGGAGGTGACGGGGACCTTCACGCCCGTGAAGGACGACCTGCCCGACCCGCTGCGCGTTGGCCTTGCCTTCAGCATGCCGACCCGGCTGACCGACCTGTCCTGGTACGGGCGCGGGCCGCATGAAAATTATGTGGACCGGAAGACAGGGGCCGCGTTCGGTCTGTGGCAGGGGCGGCTGAACCAGCAGCACCATGATTATGCCCGCCCCCAGGAAACGGGCAACAAGACCGATGTGCGTTTCCTGACCCTGTCGGGCAGCGGCCTGCCCCCGCTGCGCATCACGGGGGCGACCCCCCTGTCGGTCAATGCGCTTTCCTTCCCCTATGCCGACTTGCAGGTCCGCCCACTGGGCACCTGGCATAGCAGCGACATTCAGCCGGGCCCGGTCGGCAGCCTGTTGATCGACGCGGCCCAGGTGGGGGTTGGCGGCGACACGGGATGGAGCATCGACGCCCGCGCCCTCCCCCGCTACCGCATCCCGGTAGGGCCAGTCAGTTTGCGGTTCCGGGTGGGATAA
- a CDS encoding SapC family protein yields the protein MPVFTLNAIRHAKARLRPQADMAHAERQNHARIGLSEVGLAATDYPLFLMKHAQTGRFTLCALFALEGERSWYMLGGGWQATYLPEALLRHPFFLAPPEDTDAVLGLAVEESSPRLHDREGDALFGADGQPTVTATRVADKLSRHRDDLDAAAAFTAALAAEEVIRPLSLRLRFADGRENQVEGLYGIGADALAGLPDAAVLRLHRAGHLHAAHVMMASANQLYRLQQLHNAGAGTALTELAFALRD from the coding sequence ATGCCCGTGTTCACGCTGAACGCCATCCGCCATGCCAAGGCCCGGCTGCGTCCGCAGGCCGATATGGCCCATGCCGAACGGCAGAATCATGCCAGGATCGGCCTGTCAGAAGTGGGCCTGGCCGCAACTGACTATCCCCTGTTCCTGATGAAGCATGCCCAGACGGGCCGCTTCACGCTCTGCGCCCTGTTCGCGCTGGAGGGGGAGCGCAGCTGGTACATGCTGGGCGGCGGCTGGCAGGCGACCTATCTGCCCGAGGCGTTGCTGCGCCATCCCTTCTTCCTGGCTCCGCCGGAGGATACAGACGCCGTGCTGGGTCTGGCGGTGGAGGAAAGCTCCCCCCGCCTGCATGACCGGGAAGGCGACGCCCTGTTCGGTGCGGACGGCCAACCCACCGTCACCGCAACCCGCGTGGCGGATAAGCTGTCGCGCCACCGCGACGACCTGGACGCCGCTGCCGCCTTCACGGCGGCCCTGGCGGCGGAAGAGGTGATCCGCCCGCTTTCCCTGCGCCTGCGCTTTGCCGATGGGCGGGAAAATCAGGTGGAAGGGCTGTATGGCATCGGGGCGGACGCTCTGGCGGGCCTGCCCGATGCGGCGGTCCTGCGGCTGCACCGTGCCGGCCACCTGCACGCCGCCCATGTCATGATGGCATCCGCCAACCAGCTTTACCGCTTACAGCAGTTGCACAATGCCGGTGCCGGCACTGCCCTGACAGAGCTGGCCTTCGCCCTGCGCGATTGA